A region of the Gadus morhua chromosome 1, gadMor3.0, whole genome shotgun sequence genome:
aggttattgtttacattattttaaaacGGTGATAATGGAAACACGCAGACCTTCTGTTGACTTGGGTCCAGAAGGCTGTGAGAACACGGTTGAATCACTTTTAGTCACTTAGTCTGAGGCGTTCAGCTTACCGGCTCCATCTTCTCTACACCGTACAGttcaggtcaggggtcaggtgaCGTCAGACAGCCGCTCCCTCGTAGCTCACACTCCCACCTTGAGTTCCACTGCAgattttcatgtgttttttcCCGCATGCGATTACTCCAAGTGCCCCTtactgcagcccgcagatcgaggaggagctaaatgtgggcgggcttaaacgtttaactccgcccacatttaaaaAATTGTGGGCGGAGTTaaaattccgcgcagtatcatacgttctcccgctttcgagcggaggagctaaatgtgggcgggtctaaacgtttaacccatggttttatcctctcgggcgccatctggtggcggagatccggcagcacattctcaaacatcaatacagcacagcacagcacaatgacttaccggtaatatggaaaagggttcatgcatttgatagacttagacattcctacttttaacttgtcatttcaaatgtcttttttagtatagacacatattatttcgtacactcgcacacaattatattagctaagtcaaataaaccaaagacagaagcgggagaacgtatttccgtctggtccatgatactgcgcggaattttccttaaatgtgggctggcttaaacgtttaagcccgcccacatttagctcctccgctcgaaagcgggagaacgtatgatactgcgcggaattttccttaaatgtgggcggaggtaaacgtttaagcccgcccacatttagctcctcctcgatctgcgagcTGCCGTCAGGGGTTACTCGATTGTTCGGACTAATATGGTAATTTTGATGTGTGATTCCCCTGATGTGATTGGTTCCTGCAGCGGACCCAGCATTGCGCGTCCTCTGGCCCGGTttcctccactgtgtgtgtgtgtttggttgatttATCCAACGTCAGTGTTAATAAATGACTTTACTTTACCAAAGAGATCTGGTTTCATGTTGCCTCGCCTTCCCTAGCGAGGGACGTAACGTTAAGGTAAGGTAAAGCTCTAAGGTCAACCTTCTCTCTTCTGTCGTctggaaacacgcacacagtttGGCTGCTCGCTCGCATTCCCACTTACATGTCACATATGTAATGTGCGACGTGACTTGTCACATGTCATTTGTAACATGTTACACGCTCCTGTTCAGGTATACTTGTAGAGCAAGTAATTAAATAAAGGAATATTAAAAAGTAACATTTAATATGTAACATGTAATATTGAGTATGTAATATTATGGCATCGACGCCTCCACCTGTTGTTCTTCTATTCTTTCGTTCTTATTATCTGCAAATATAGGGACCCTACTACTTCCACAATTGTCCCCCTAGAGACAAAATTCCACATTTAAAATGCAGAGTAATGCTATGTCCTACCAGCTGACCATGGCAGAGTAATGCTATGTCCTACACACAGAGACTCTGGGTACAATTAGTTTTAAGGATTTTACGAAAAACTAATCCCAAAAAGTCGTCTGTGCCTTTTAAACGTCGAAACAACTGTATGCCTGTGTTTAGTTTTAGACCTACACATTTGGTTAAGTCGTTTTTGTGTCATAAGGACAGAGGGACCCTAAACACGAAGTTGAGCTAGAAGGACCTTCAACCAGGACCGTAATATCACGACCGTCTCTCTTCACACCACCAGTCAACCTGAACGAAGCGTTAAAACACCGCTTCTCCATCATCAGACCAGGCGGGGCGCTGGAGGAGCGGCTCCTCCGTCCCTCAGAGCCGTGGATCAGTTAATCTTTTACCGACGAGGAACTCAACCTGACAGAGGGTCCTCACTGATCGATACGAGGCGACGAAATCACcgcttctctctctatctcgcccccccctcccctctcccccccccccccccccccccctctctctctctctctctctctctctctctctctctctctctccatccattgGTATTTTCGAGACGCGGAGCTCGTGCTGTTCTGCGGTTCCAAGGTAATAGATTTTTATTCCGTCATCACGTCGTCCGTCATATTCAGGAACGTCAGGATGTTTACATCCTAGTCCTGCGCGTTGtactagttgtgtgtgtgtatttgcgtgtggttgtatgtgtggttgtgtgtttgtgcctctgCGCTTCTGCCTGTGCTgctgtgtgtcagtatgtgtgtgcgcgcgtgtgcgtgagtgtgtgtataatggcgtgtgcgtgtgtttataatgtgcgtgtgtgtgtgtgtataacgtgcgtgcgtgtgtttgtctgtccccCAGATGGCGCTGTCTCCCCCTGAGCTCTACCACACTGAGTTCGTGCGCAGTGCGCGCGCGGTGGGCGTGCTGTGGGGCGTGTGCACCGTGTGTCTGGCCGTACTCCAAGTGGTGGTTCTGGTGCAGCCCGCCTGGGTGGTCACCACGGAGACCAGCTCCTCCGCCTCCGGGACCCTGGGCCTGTTCCAGGTGCGCCAACACAccggcagccaatcacaacgcaGACCTGTTCACTTTGCAACGtcacacatttatacatacatattctatgcatgcatgtatatatattgttattaatatatatatatatatttattaatgtctagatataaatatatttttgttaatagCTATCGCTAGATAGCTGTTGTTGCTAGCATGTGttaatatggtgtgtgtgtgtgtgtgtgtgtgtgtgtgtgtgtgtgtgtgtgtgtgtgtgtgtgtgtgtgtgtgtgtgtgtgtgtgtgtgtgtgtgtgcctgtgtgtgtgtgtgtctgtctgtgcgtgtgcgtgtctgtgcgtgtacgatgtgtgtgtgtgcgtctctgtgtatctgtggatgtgtgagtgtgtgtggatgtgtgagtgtgtgtctgtctgtgtgtgtgtgtgtgtgtgtgtgcgtgtgtgcaggtgtgtgtggagggggactGGCCCGGGCCGGACTGCCAGGGCTCCCCCTCGGCCCTGGCCCCCCTGCCGGCCTTCCAGACCCCCGCGGTGCTGGTGTGTGCGTCGCTGGGCGCCGTGTGGACCAGCGCCGCCTGCCTGCTGCTCTTCAGGGTCTGCCACTCGGCCGCCGTGTTCAAGAGCTGCGGCTGGCTGCAGCTCAcagcaggtctgtctgtctgtctgcctgtctgtctgtctgactgtctgtctgtctgtctgtctgtctgactgtgtcactgtctgtctgtctgtctgtctgtctgtctgtctgtctgtctgtctgactgtgtcactgtctgtctgtctgtctgtctgcctgtctgtctgtctgtctgtctgactgtctgtctgtctgtctgtctgtctgtctgtctgtctgtctgactgtgtcactgtctgtctgtctgtctgtctgtctgtctgtctgtctgtctgtctgtctgtgtcactgtctgtctgtctgtctgtctgcctgtctgtctgtctgtctgtctgtctgtctgtctgtctgtctgtctgtctgtgtcactgtctgtctgtctgtctgtctgtctgtctgtctgtctgtctgtctgtctgtctgtctgactgtgtcactgtctgtctgtctgtctgtctgtctgtctgtctgtctgtctgtctgtctgtctgtctgactgtgtgtctgtctgtctgtctgtctgtctgtctgtctgtctgtctgtctgtctgtctgtctgtctgtctgactgtgtcactgtctgtctgtctgtctgtctgtctgtctgtctgactgtctgtctgtctgtctgtctgtctgtctgtctgtctgtctgactgtgtctctgactgtctgtctgtctgtctgtctgtctgtctgtctgtctgtctgtctgtctgtgtcactgtctctctgtctgtctgtctgtctgactgtgtgtctgtctgtctgtctgtctgtctgtctgtctgtctgtctgcctgactgtcggactgtctgtctgtctgtctgtctgtctgtctgtctgtctgtctgtctgtctgtctgtctgactgactgtgtgtctgactgtctgtctgtctgtctgtctgtcttactgtttgtcagtctgtctgtctgtctgtctgtctgtctgtctgtctgtctgactgtctgtctgactggctgtctgactggctggctggctgtctgactggctgactggctgtctgtcttactGTTTGTCTTACTGTCTGCAATAACATATTTACCATCTCTAACTAACCATAACCTGATAACAATCCCCTTTTTATCGTTACAATACCATAACTCACTAGACATCAGGCAGTCACTGTCTACATCTCAAATATCTATCACTCTATCCACcactccatctatctatccatctatgtatgtatgaatgaatgaatgtatgtatgtatgtatgtatgtatgtatgtatgtatgtatgtatgtatgtatggatggatggatggatggatggatggatggatggatggatggatggatggatggatggatggatggatggatgtttgtatgtatgtatgtatgtatgtatttctccctccttctctctctctctctctctctctctctctctctctctctctctctctctctctctctctctctctctctctctctctctctctctctctctctctcttaacctccctgtctgtctctccaggtgtgtgtctgtctctcgcctGTCTGCTGTTCCTGGACTCCTGGGACTGTGCGGAGATGAGGGCTCTTTGTGGAGACAGAGTGAGtctacaggaagtgatgtcatcaCATCAACCAGTGACAGCGTACCAGTGATGCTCAAAGGCTATATCTGTGTGTagatttatttatgtatgcacacatatataaatatatctaagtgtatatttaagcaatagatcacgccaggctgtggtatgtgctcattataccactgttaaggggcgttgtccggccccgacgcgcagcggagggccggcgacccccttcacagtggtataatgagcacatgccactgactgaagtgatctattgcttttatacaacggttactgttatggcgaaacgaaagtcatagacacactacatttaaaaagaaaccaagaaattCAAAATAGCagtttttattaaagaatacaaaaaagtagtccctcctggctgccgctatgcatcaacggtcgctatgcaacacactttagcgtccctccgagagaaggctccgatagggcggttcgccggcaatttatttatttacgccgattttaggcttcagtgaactgtgaactgtgctattgcttttatacaactgttaaaattatggcaaaatgactccacacacacactagtaaaaaTACTAGTAAATATATTTCCCCGCTGGTGAATCCCCTCCTCCATGGTCAAGTTAAATCTCCGTGTGATAGTTTCTTACGATACTTTGTAACGGTTTCctcttcaaggcgcggagtgatactttcacaaaatgatcgggcgtcatagcagttgtgTATACGctaattatacaacagttgggaaccaatcagatcgctggatttaggtcccccattgtataaatatatatatatatatatatatacatgtatgtataaatGCACTTTGTGTAAATTCATCATGTGGTGGTGCAGTGGGCCCCCATCATGTGACGGAGCGGTGTGCCTCCATCATGTGACGGTGCAGTGTGCCCCCACCCTGTGCTGTCCCGTACTGCAGGTGGGGAGCTTCCAGCCGGGGAACTGCTCGGTGTCCTGGGTGTTCACGCTGGCCCTGCTGGGGGTGCTGGACTCGGTGATCCTGGCCACGCTGGCCTTCGTCCTGGCCAGCAGACAGGACGCCCTGCTGCCCGCGGAGACCAGGGACCAGAACCTGCTCACTAACCCTTAACCTCTCCTTAACCTCTCCGTAACCCTCTCCTTAACCCTGAACCTCTCCTTAACTCTCTCCTTAACCCTTAACCTCTCCTTAACCCCCTCATTAACCCTTAACCTCGCCTTAACCCTCTCATTAACCCTTAACCTCTCCTTAACCCCTAACCTCTCCTTAACCCCCTCATTAACCCCTAACCTCTCCTTAACCCTCTCCTTAACCCTTAACCTCTCCTTAATCCTCTCCTTAACCCTTAACCTCTCCTTAACCCTCTCATTAACCCTTAACCTCTCCTTAACCCTTAACCTTCTCCTTAACCCAAAACCTTCTCACCAACCCTTAACCTCTCCTTAACCCTCTCCTTAAGCCTAAACACATTCCTTAATCTACAACTTctccctaacccttaacctccTCTCAACCCACAAACTCTATTTGAAACTgtaatttatgtttttatgtgtctTATGAATGATGTATGTAGGTATGCATGTATGAATGATACATGTTTGATGTATGTATGATATGCTGCTACTTGCCCCTGTCTCCTGCCCTATaaggaccacaatggaaataagCCTTAGGGCTTTATTGTGTCATCCCTGACTATCTTTATTGATATAATGTATGGCACCGGTTgttgtttcatatttttgtgTCAAGAATGGTCAAATAAAATCTAAAGCTAAATCAACCCTTAACCCTCTCCTTAACCCTTAAACCTTTTCTTGAACCTAAACCTCTCCCTTACCCTTAACCTCTCCTTAACCCTTCTCACCATCCCTgaaccctctccctcacccttaaccctcaccctaaccctctctttAAATCGTTCCCAAATCCTGTTGTCTGTTAAGTTGTAAATATTCTGAGCAGAGAATTAAAGCTATATTCTAAGGACTATGTTTATGGTTATTTGGCGATACATGGGAACATAAACGAGGGATACCAAGAACaccaggggtcaagggtcaaacacacacacaggatctgaACTTTAGGTCGCGCCTTTATTTTGGAAACACTTTACATCCAACACATCCACTAAGCACATGTCCTGTTACCACGGCAACACACTGGACTTTTAGTTatacccctcttcctctccatccctctccatccctctccctctctccctcgttctccccctctctctctctctctctctctctctccctctccctctccctctccctctctatatctctctctcactatctctctctctctccctccccctctcccctcccctctccctctccttctctctctccccctccgtctccccctctctcttttcccctccctccctccccctctctctcccattgctCTGCGGTTACATCACATCAACACTAAATGAACACATGATGTTTGGGTCTAGATGATGAAGGGTAAATGACGCTGCAGGACGTGACGGGTGAGCGTTGCTGAAGGACTGGgggatgacccctgaccccctgaccccgtCAGACCTACTCCTGTAGgacctgcagcagctgctgggcCAGGACTCTGGGGTTAAAGGTCACCGCCGCCCTCCGTCTCCGGCGAcgactcccctcctcctcctgggcggTTGCTATGGTATCcggcccctctcctcctctccctccgtcctcctcctccccctccagcctCAGCCTCTTCACCCTGAGCAGGGGGGAGTCGCTGCTAGGCAACGGGGGAGATGCGTTGTCAAGGGAACGGCGGGACCTGGTGTGGGCGGAGCTGACAGGTCTTGGTGCCGCGACGTCCCGTCTGGGGCGGGACTTTGCAGGGGCCATACTGCCCAGTATCCTAGCAACCAGGTATCTAGGGCGACGGAAAAGGAAGCAATCTGAGTCACAAACCCATCAACACCTGTTAGTCTGTTGTGAAGGTCTGAACCCGGTACGGTCTGAACCCGGTCTGAACCCGGTACGGTCTGAACCCGGTCTGAACCTGGTCTGAACCCGGTCTGAACCCGGTATGGTCTGAACCCGGTCTGAACCTGGTACAGTCTGAACCCGGTCTGAACCCGGTCTTAACCCGGTCTGATCCCAGTACGGTCTGAACCCGGTCTGAACCCGGTACGGTCTGAACCCGGTACGGTCTTAGACCCGCACCCTAAAGTAGGTGACCTTTGTTTGagctttttttttacctttgttTGACCTTTTTCTGACATttgtgtgacctttgacccaccTCAGCAGGTCCGGGTCGCCCCCCCGGGGGGACGGCGGTCTGGGTCTGGGGTCTCGCTGGTCCAGCTGGTTCTGTCTGGACCGCTCCAGCAAAGTCCTGGCCAGGCGAGGGTCCATTCTGGGGGCGGTCAAACCTGTTACTGATGGTACTGGTTAGACTGGATTCAGATGGTACTGGTTAGACTGGTCTTACTGATGGTACTGGTTAGACTAGTTTCAGATGGTACTGGTTAGACTGGTTTCACTGATTGTACTGGTTAGAATGGTTTCAGATGGTACTGGTTTACTGATGGTACTGGTTGGACTGGTTTACTGATGGTACTGGTTAGGACTGTTGATGATACTGGTTAGACTGGTTTCACTGATGGTACTGGTTAGGACTGGTGATGGTACTGGTTAGACTGCTTTCACTAATGGTACTGGTTAGGACTGGTGATGGTACTACTGGGGACTGGTTTCACTGATGGTACTGGTTAGGACTGGTGATGGTACTGGTTAGACTGGTTTCACTGAAGGTACTGATTGGGTGAAGATACTATTTTGGTTTTTACTCGGTGATGTACTTGTTAGGAGTGGTTTTACTAGGTGATGTACTAGTTAGGTGCTGCAGTAGTTAGGACTGGTTTTAAAAGGTGACATACTAGTTAAGTGATGCACTAGTTAGGACTGGTTTTACTAGATGGTACCTCTCCAGCAGGGCCCAGCTGGCAGCCTGCGAGTTTCCTGGACTCATGCCCCTGCCGGTGTCGTCATAGTCCTGGGTTGCCAGTCGTtggaagggccccccctcctcctcctcctcctccaccacgtccATCACGTCCATGTCTCCTGGGTTGACCAATCCCGCACCTTCTGCCTCTGACATGAGGCGGAGCATAGCGGCCATGTAGGCAGCTGATTGGTTGATTAAATTAAAGAGATAAAGAGCTCATCTTACTgaacaggcgtgtgtgtgtgtgtgtgtgtgtgtgtgtgtgtgtgtgtgtgtgtgtgtgtgtgtgtgtggtgtgtgtgtgtgtgtgtgtgtgtgtgggtgtgtgtgtgtgtgtgtgtgtttgctttgagTGTTTATGAGTGTTTGGATGTGAgtttgctgtttgtgtgtgtgtgcgtgagtttgctgtgagtgtatatgtgcgtTTGCTGTGAGTGTTCGGAAGTgcgtttgatgtgtgtgttttgtgtgttcacCTCCTTCCTGCTCTTGTTCCCTCCTCTGGTTGCTCTCCACCAATCGCTGCAGGGCGTcatctaagctcctcctccactcagtTTGCTGGTAGTCAGCGTCTCCTCGCTGCACAGGATATGACATCATCTCTGCTTCGTTTGGCAGCAGGTCCCGCAAGTCTCTACGGAGTCGCCTGGCCGCCGCCCCCTGGCCCTCCAAGCCACGCCCCCCTGGAAGGGACTGGAATACCACAAGTTAAACACACCTGTAGTTAATACAACCAGTTAAACACACCTGTAGTTAATACAGCCAGTTAAACACACCTGTAGTTAATACAACCAGTTAAACACACCTGTAGTTAATACACCTGTAGGTAAAAAACTGTTGTTAAACACACCTGTAGTTAATACACCTGTAGTTAAACACACCTGTAGATAACCAGCTATAGTTAAACACCCCTGTCGTTAATACACCTGTAGTTAAACACACCTGTAGTTAATCACCTATAGTTAAACACACCTGTAGTTAATCACCTATAGTTAAACACACCTGTAGTTAAAAACCTATAGTTAAACACACCTGTAGCTAATCACCTATAGTTAAACACACCTGTGATTAATCACACTTGTAGTTAGTTAAAACACCTTTAGTAAGAACCTGAACATGTATAACATACCCTtagttaaataaatgtaatataaatatttattatattatattatctaaATATGTAATAtctttattatattatgttatattcaTTATGTTATCAACGAAATTATGTTAAAATCATTATATAATCATCTAAACATGTTATTCTCCTAACTACAACAACAATTTGCCATGTCTGTCACTGTGCTGTTGCCTAGCAACCAGCTCTCCTCcgcattctctttctctcatccatccatcaatacccctcactgcctctcattccctctgtcgtctctccctcttcccaactctctctctctctctctctctctctctctctctctctctctctctctctctctctctctctctctctctctctctctctctctctctctctctctctctctctctctctctctctctctctctctctctctttctctccctctccctctcctccactctccctctctatctctctctccctctccgtcacTCTCTTTATCGATCTATCTCTCTACCCATCCATGCATCCCAGGCAGGTAAAGTGAGAATAATACCTACATAACAATAACAGCAATACCTACATAACAATATCAAGAtagatacacatatacatatctaGCCCTAACaatattacaatacaatatCTAGATAGATGCACACATATATTTCTAGCTCTAACAACACTACAATACAATATCtagatagatacacacatatatatatagctctAACAATACGACAACGCAATATCTAGATAGATACACATTAATGCAAAACGTTAAAATTCTACATTacaatatatagatagatgcaCATATTTATTTCTAGATATTATAAtactacaatacaacacaatatatatataatcagaTTAATGTCTAGACATATATGTATTCTCTAgacataaataatataaataatattaacattaatgtttatatatagatattcatTAATCACACTTATTTTAAACAGAAGTGCTGATGTCATCCTGCCTGGCGACAGTAGTAACCCTGGTTACACAACACCATGACGACACACatgtttgaacacacacacgaacgcaagCACGCAGgtgcccacacacgcacacacacgtacacgcgcacacacaaacaaacaaaagcacaaacacacgcacactcctcCTACCTTAGCGTTCAGCACGCTGCAGGCAGTAACGCACAACAGACACAACGGGCCCAGCATTCTgtcctctgtccgtctgtccgtctgacaGAATGCGGCTGCCCTGTTTTAGTGTCTCTCGCCCGTGTACACTCCCTCCTCAGCagaagagagcgagcgagtgagagacagacagagagacacagagagagagagagaggggggggggggggggggggggggggggggggggggggggggggggggggggggggggggggggggggggggggggggggaggagctagagAGATGCGAGATGAGGAAAGAGCATGATGTGAAAGGGAGCGAACAAACACACTAACgttcacccctccctccctccctccctcccttcctccctccctccctccctccgccccccccccctttctgtttGAGAACAGGATGCAGTGATGCGGTTGCCATGGTAATGTCTTTATTGAAACATGGGATCCAAAGTGTAAAGAAACAGGGTCAAAGGGTTTCCATAGTCACAATTCGTACAAACATATTGATAACCGTCGTCAACACTGATGTGGTCGCCTTGGTTACGGATGCTGGGTAGAATATCAGAGGAAGTTACATCACAAGTCAGAGGCATTGAGTCACCACGACACCAGAACAACgataagacacacaaacacacacacacatgcacaagcccacacacacatacacacacacatttgtgatCCCAGACCcacccaaacacccccccccacacacacacacacacacacacacacactcacccacccacccacccactcacccacccacccacccacacacacacacacacacacacacacacacacacacacacacacacacacacacacacacacacacacacacacacacacacacacacacacacacacacatgctgctgtATGGGGCTGGTGGTCATGCAGGGATTAAATATCTAAGACTGAAGGAAAGGCTTTATGATCGATAGATGAACTGTTTTTTGATTGATAGATTACGTGTCCTCTGCTTATTGATCCGAACACTCATCCTCTCCACTGGCTTCTACAATATTAATATACCTGCCCATCATATTATGTCATCCCTTTTCCCATCATACTGCGGAGGTGAGGCTGTTGCCATCCCAACACAGAACGCAAATCCTTTCATCTCACTGCTATTCACTTAACATCACCCCCTCCTAATATAATCACTGAGTCATCACCGCTCTGATAATATGATATCAGAGTTAACACCACCCCTTATTCATATTATCACAGAGTCATCAACAACCCTTACACATATTATCACAGAGTCATCAACAACCCTTACTCATATTATCACAGAGTCATCAACAACCCTTACTCATATTATCACAGAGTCATCAACAACCCTTACTCATATTATCACAGAGTCATCAACAACCCTTACTCATATGATCACAGTCCTTACCACCCATTACACCTCAAGTATCTTAACTTGACAGGATGGTATCTAGTGTGTACACCAGACGGCATGTATACACAGCATGTGCTAGACGGTGCAAATTACACCATCCGTGCTAGGTAGTACCAGCTAATCTGCTAGCACGGATACGTGGTACCTTTAGACTGTGTAGTACTATGTAGTAGAGAATCTAACTAAGTGGTACATACGAGTTGTCTGAGGGGGTTGTGGGATGTTTCTGGTTGCTATGGTAACACATGCTGGCACAAAGTGAGCAAGGGAAAGCACAGGTCCATATAAATAAAGACATGTTCATCTATATCATATCTGTTATGTACAACACTGACACCATGTCGTCATGAGGCTGCTGTCAACTTATTATCACTCTGTTTTCATATTCACATCACTCACAATACTTAAcaacaactcccccccccccccctccccccacccccccaccccgatgCAACAGATGAACATCCCGGCAGATATGAAGGAGCGTTGCATTATGGGTAGGCTGCAGACCGCCAACCTTTTGTACGCTCCAATGCCTGAGGAAACACAGACATTATAGATgttaatattatattaacacatagatatatagagataaatCATATAAACACGTTATATATGGagataaaacatataaacacaatatatatacagagataaatcatataaacacattatatataGGGATAAATCCTAATAACGAATTATATATAGGGATAAATCGTATAAAGACgttatatatagagataaatcatacacacaaaatataaatatagagaTAAATCATATAAACAGATTATATATAGGGATAAATCCTAGTAACACATTATATATAGGGGTAAATCTTATAAACGcattatatatagataaatctGTTTTCTTACCGATTTCCTGTCTGCTCACATCTGATTGGAGAAGGAGgttggagctgctgctggttgGCCATAGCCCGGACCGAAGTCCGCCTCCTGAGTCTAaatg
Encoded here:
- the pcsk1nl gene encoding proprotein convertase subtilisin/kexin type 1 inhibitor, like isoform X1; its protein translation is MLGPLCLLCVTACSVLNAKSLPGGRGLEGQGAAARRLRRDLRDLLPNEAEMMSYPVQRGDADYQQTEWRRSLDDALQRLVESNQRREQEQEGAAYMAAMLRLMSEAEGAGLVNPGDMDVMDVVEEEEEEGGPFQRLATQDYDDTGRGMSPGNSQAASWALLERMDPRLARTLLERSRQNQLDQRDPRPRPPSPRGGDPDLLRYLVARILGSMAPAKSRPRRDVAAPRPVSSAHTRSRRSLDNASPPLPSSDSPLLRVKRLRLEGEEEDGGRGGEGPDTIATAQEEEGSRRRRRRAAVTFNPRVLAQQLLQVLQE
- the lhfpl4b gene encoding LHFPL tetraspan subfamily member 4 protein → MALSPPELYHTEFVRSARAVGVLWGVCTVCLAVLQVVVLVQPAWVVTTETSSSASGTLGLFQVCVEGDWPGPDCQGSPSALAPLPAFQTPAVLVCASLGAVWTSAACLLLFRVCHSAAVFKSCGWLQLTAGVCLSLACLLFLDSWDCAEMRALCGDRVGSFQPGNCSVSWVFTLALLGVLDSVILATLAFVLASRQDALLPAETRDQNLLTNP
- the pcsk1nl gene encoding proprotein convertase subtilisin/kexin type 1 inhibitor, like isoform X2 is translated as MLGPLCLLCVTACSVLNAKSLPGGRGLEGQGAAARRLRRDLRDLLPNEAEMMSYPVQRGDADYQQTEWRRSLDDALQRLVESNQRREQEQEGEAEGAGLVNPGDMDVMDVVEEEEEEGGPFQRLATQDYDDTGRGMSPGNSQAASWALLERMDPRLARTLLERSRQNQLDQRDPRPRPPSPRGGDPDLLRYLVARILGSMAPAKSRPRRDVAAPRPVSSAHTRSRRSLDNASPPLPSSDSPLLRVKRLRLEGEEEDGGRGGEGPDTIATAQEEEGSRRRRRRAAVTFNPRVLAQQLLQVLQE